A single region of the Streptomyces caelestis genome encodes:
- a CDS encoding LysR family transcriptional regulator, with protein sequence MELRQLEYLLAVVEERSFTRAAERLHVAQPGVSSQIRRMERELGQQLLDRSGPEVRPTQAGTTFLPYARAALDAVSGGRLALDELAGLVRGSLSVGIVTSCSSVPVTDLLADFHRSYPEVEIRLVEAPSDQLAAGLRAGDLDVALIGVATKAPEGLHHRLVVDEPAVAGMAPEDSLAGRGAVSLAELCERPLLCLPRGTGLRTMLEEACESAGIPLRVTMEAGDPQRLVELAERGLGVAVLPAPSVRRHGSRIRGVEISAPGLRARIALAWSAERAMSPAGQAFIDLAGAVLAPS encoded by the coding sequence ATGGAGCTGCGCCAGCTGGAGTACCTCCTCGCGGTGGTGGAGGAGCGGAGTTTCACCAGGGCCGCCGAGCGTCTGCATGTCGCGCAGCCCGGCGTGAGTTCGCAGATACGCCGTATGGAGCGGGAGTTGGGCCAGCAACTGCTGGACCGCTCCGGGCCCGAGGTACGGCCGACCCAGGCCGGGACCACCTTCCTGCCCTATGCCAGAGCGGCCCTCGACGCGGTGTCGGGAGGTCGGCTGGCGCTGGACGAGCTGGCCGGACTGGTGCGCGGCAGCCTCTCCGTCGGCATCGTCACGTCCTGCTCGTCGGTTCCCGTGACCGACCTGTTGGCGGACTTCCACCGGAGCTACCCGGAGGTGGAGATACGCCTGGTGGAGGCGCCCTCCGACCAGCTCGCGGCCGGGTTGCGCGCGGGGGATCTCGACGTCGCGCTGATCGGCGTGGCCACGAAGGCGCCGGAGGGCCTGCACCACCGGCTCGTGGTGGACGAGCCTGCTGTGGCCGGGATGGCGCCGGAGGATTCCCTGGCGGGGCGCGGCGCCGTGTCCCTGGCGGAACTGTGCGAGAGGCCGCTGCTCTGCCTGCCGCGCGGCACCGGTCTGCGGACCATGCTGGAGGAGGCGTGCGAGAGCGCCGGCATCCCGCTGCGGGTCACCATGGAGGCCGGGGACCCGCAGCGGCTCGTGGAACTCGCCGAGCGGGGACTGGGGGTGGCGGTCCTGCCCGCCCCGTCCGTCCGGCGGCACGGGAGCCGGATCCGCGGCGTGGAGATCTCGGCACCGGGCCTGCGGGCTCGCATCGCCCTGGCCTGGTCGGCCGAGCGTGCCATGAGCCCGGCGGGCCAGGCGTTCATCGATCTGGCCGGAGCGGTTCTCGCACCCTCGTGA
- a CDS encoding acyl carrier protein, producing MNSHRHDARYPAAGGDPVQVVTELWCEVLSLPEVNPSDNFFDLGGHSVLLHAVQEGLRARLGRDVPLVDLFQYPTVRALAAHLAEPAGADGTGPAPGGRLARVEAGRRRGPAEPFAPASRHDEEDEDW from the coding sequence ATGAACTCGCATAGGCATGATGCCCGTTACCCGGCGGCCGGAGGCGACCCGGTACAGGTCGTGACCGAGCTGTGGTGCGAGGTGTTGTCACTGCCCGAGGTGAACCCTTCGGACAACTTCTTCGACCTGGGCGGGCATTCCGTGCTGCTCCACGCCGTCCAGGAGGGGCTGCGTGCCCGCCTCGGCCGCGACGTACCCCTGGTCGACCTGTTCCAGTACCCCACGGTTCGCGCCCTGGCCGCCCACCTCGCCGAGCCCGCCGGTGCCGACGGAACCGGCCCCGCGCCCGGCGGCCGGCTCGCCCGTGTCGAGGCGGGGCGCAGGCGAGGACCCGCCGAGCCGTTCGCGCCGGCATCCCGGCACGATGAGGAGGACGAGGACTGGTGA
- a CDS encoding aldehyde dehydrogenase family protein has product MEPTAQSPGLPLIDALGPSGPYRTHRRQTIPGVTGAPVAELSLAPELYVNRTMKALREAAPPPAEERSAMLARAAGLFGSAVLGGMTLQEYESAVTRVSGVPLTAVRTATRVLSERVGQAWSSAHQARPRGAVADRHDPLVRSGQAVWARRGQVLAVHVPGNYPGTHGYWPEALALGYRAAVRPSRREPFTAQRLVLALHEAGFDGDQVALLPCGHEAADVLVRGADLAYGGDEIIRRYADDPGVLSLRPGRSKILLTADTDWREHLDMVVDSVGRNGGTGCVNTTAVLVEGDPAPVAAAIAERLAARPSLPPDDPKACLPVQQTDAARTLERHVLERARGTRAWLGGTGFVDELGDGSAVLRPTVHQVESPDAPQVGAEFPFPCVWVAPWSRTDHGVAPLRDTLVLTAVTQDEALIDALADEPTISNLYIGDTATHWHRPGLPHDGYLGEFLMRTATMVRL; this is encoded by the coding sequence ATGGAGCCGACCGCCCAGAGCCCCGGGCTTCCCCTGATCGACGCGCTCGGCCCGAGCGGCCCCTACCGCACCCATCGCCGTCAGACGATCCCCGGAGTGACCGGGGCGCCAGTGGCGGAGCTGAGCCTCGCCCCCGAGCTGTACGTCAACCGCACCATGAAGGCCCTGCGCGAGGCGGCGCCCCCGCCCGCCGAGGAGCGGTCAGCCATGCTGGCGCGCGCGGCCGGGCTGTTCGGCTCCGCGGTGCTGGGCGGTATGACGCTCCAGGAGTACGAGTCGGCGGTCACCCGCGTCTCGGGCGTGCCCCTCACCGCGGTCCGCACCGCCACCCGGGTGCTCTCCGAACGGGTCGGGCAGGCCTGGAGCAGTGCCCATCAGGCCCGGCCCCGGGGCGCCGTGGCCGACCGGCACGATCCGCTGGTCCGGTCGGGGCAGGCCGTGTGGGCCCGGCGGGGCCAGGTCCTCGCCGTCCACGTGCCCGGCAACTACCCCGGCACCCACGGCTACTGGCCCGAGGCCCTGGCCCTCGGCTACCGGGCCGCCGTGCGGCCCTCGCGCCGGGAGCCCTTCACCGCGCAGCGATTGGTGCTGGCCCTGCACGAGGCCGGATTCGACGGCGACCAGGTGGCCCTGCTGCCCTGCGGCCACGAAGCGGCCGACGTCCTCGTGCGCGGCGCGGATCTCGCCTACGGCGGTGACGAGATCATCCGGCGGTACGCCGACGACCCGGGGGTGCTCTCCCTGCGGCCGGGACGCTCCAAGATCCTCCTGACGGCCGACACCGACTGGCGCGAGCACCTCGACATGGTCGTCGACTCGGTCGGCCGCAACGGCGGTACGGGCTGCGTCAACACCACCGCGGTACTCGTCGAGGGCGACCCGGCCCCCGTCGCCGCGGCCATCGCCGAACGTCTGGCCGCCCGGCCGAGCCTGCCGCCCGACGACCCCAAGGCGTGCCTGCCGGTCCAGCAGACCGACGCGGCACGCACCCTGGAGCGCCACGTGCTGGAACGGGCACGGGGGACCCGGGCCTGGCTGGGCGGTACCGGCTTCGTCGACGAACTCGGCGACGGAAGCGCCGTGTTGCGTCCCACCGTGCACCAGGTGGAATCGCCGGACGCCCCGCAGGTCGGTGCCGAATTCCCCTTCCCCTGCGTGTGGGTGGCACCGTGGAGCCGCACGGACCACGGCGTCGCGCCCCTGCGGGACACGCTCGTCCTGACCGCGGTGACCCAGGACGAGGCGCTGATCGACGCCCTGGCCGACGAGCCCACCATCAGCAACCTGTACATCGGCGACACGGCCACCCACTGGCACCGCCCCGGACTGCCGCACGACGGGTACCTGGGCGAGTTCCTGATGCGGACGGCCACCATGGTTCGCCTCTGA